From a single Rosa rugosa chromosome 7, drRosRugo1.1, whole genome shotgun sequence genomic region:
- the LOC133723686 gene encoding 7-deoxyloganetic acid glucosyltransferase-like, whose amino-acid sequence MEKSQSHVVIFPFPLQGHIKPLLCLAELLSHAGLHVTFVNTRHNHNRLANLRALSAHFPTLHFESILDGLPDDHPRTLGSELLIALKTSIKPHFKELLQSSLKANGVALPPPTCIITDGLVTFAFDVAEELGLPILSFDVGCAPYMWTCLCLPNLIEQGQLPFPDDDMNAEITGVPGMEGLLRRVDLPGFCRVKQSSHPALQFAIHETQTQKRASALILDTIYELDAQCLSHMATMFPKIYTLGPLHSLLHSQIGDVSRLLASHGGLGKGDPNCMTWLDSQPTKSVLYVSFGTLVTLTRTQIIEFWYGLVNSGHPFLWVLQSDITSGLGEDPIPIELEIGTKERGCIVNWVSQEEVLAHKSLGGFLTHNGWNSTVESIVAGIPMICWPYLGDQHITSRSVCEKWKIGLRLKENCDRKDIETIIRMLLEFKRGEIQSSMDTISKVACDSVAKGGSSNHNLEMLIQDIRNMPTRPQ is encoded by the exons ATGGAGAAATCTCAATCTCACGTAGTGATCTTTCCATTTCCACTGCAAGGCCACATCAAACCCTTGCTATGCTTAGCAGAGCTTCTCAGCCATGCAGGCCTTCACGTCACCTTCGTCAACACCCGCCACAACCACAACCGCTTAGCGAACCTCCGTGCCCTCTCCGCCCACTTCCCCACCCTCCACTTCGAGTCCATCTTGGACGGTCTCCCCGATGACCACCCACGCACTTTGGGCAGCGAGTTGTTGATCGCATTGAAGACATCAATTAAGCCTCATTTTAAGGAGCTGCTCCAGTCATCCCTTAAGGCCAACGGTGTTGCGCTGCCGCCGCCAACATGCATTATAACAGATGGACTTGTGACTTTTGCCTTTGATGTTGCAGAAGAGTTGGGGTTGCCCATACTTAGTTTTGATGTTGGTTGTGCTCCTTACATGTGGACTTGTCTTTGTCTCCCCAACCTCATCGAACAAGGCCAGCTTCCTTTCCCAG ATGATGACATGAATGCGGAAATCACCGGCGTCCCGGGAATGGAAGGCCTTCTGCGACGTGTAGATTTACCTGGTTTTTGCCGGGTAAAACAATCGAGCCACCCGGCTCTCCAATTCGCCATCCACGAAACTCAGACACAAAAACGAGCTTCAGCTCTAATCCTCGACACCATTTACGAACTTGATGCTCAGTGTCTATCCCATATGGCAACCATGTTCCCCAAAATTTACACTCTCGGCCCTCTCCACTCTCTCCTACATTCTCAAATCGGCGACGTCTCGCGATTATTAGCATCACACGGCGGTCTTGGGAAGGGGGATCCAAATTGCATGACATGGCTCGACTCTCAGCCAACCAAATCGGTTCTTTATGTCAGCTTCGGAACCCTAGTGACCTTGACACGTACCCAAATCATAGAGTTTTGGTACGGTCTGGTCAACAGTGGGCACCCGTTCTTGTGGGTTCTACAGTCCGACATCACTTCGGGTTTAGGTGAAGACCCGATTCCCATCGAGCTTGAAATTGGGACAAAAGAAAGAGGGTGCATAGTGAATTGGGTCTCGCAAGAGGAAGTCTTGGCTCACAAGTCATTGGGTGGGTTCTTGACCCACAACGGATGGAATTCTACAGTAGAGAGCATTGTAGCAGGAATTCCTATGATTTGTTGGCCTTATTTAGGGGATCAGCACATCACTAGCAGAAGTGTTTGTGAGAAGTGGAAGATTGGTCTTCGATTGAAAGAAAACTGTGACAGAAAGGACATTGAAACCATTATAAGAATGCTGCTGGAATTTAAGAGGGGAGAGATTCAGAGCTCAATGGACACAATTTCAAAAGTTGCTTGTGATAGTGTTGCGAAAGGTGGatcttcaaaccacaacttggAGATGCTAATCCAAGACATTAGGAATATGCCTACAAGACCACAGTGA
- the LOC133722796 gene encoding uncharacterized protein LOC133722796 produces MKLLYCNARGIANDDTQPALSDMVRIHRPLFVCLSEPFILLDSINRSFWRSLGLVPITTNNRGLQAPNLWVLGQEALKPTVISSTYQQITFSCSLDGLLCVITAVYAKTTIVGRRMLWQDLFVINTSQLYGRPWVVFGDFNCILGAHEKRGGGPPNLTSCMDFQQMCTVCGLIDILTKGLAYTWSNRRIDEKLDRALGNLAWLEAWQVSEYVVATPEFPPVNQGVLDHAGIPWFSREDEAQALFQVELSLQHTMLRDKSRVRWLKDGDRNTAFLHNLVRIRRSNKSITSLFDGRAILQDHDSIASYIVQHYTNMFTRDQGIIDTGLVERTIPHLVTAADNEILTTIPTDEEIMLAVQSMDGSSSPGPDGFGGGFFKFCWDIISKDVIDAVRSFFATGFILPHFNSNLITLVSKVVEAQDISDYRPIALANFSFKIITKILADRLRPIASRIVSKNQSAFIKGRSIADPIILTSECMNLLDHRCKYGNIAIKFDIAKAFDTIDWHFLLKVLSTFGFDSVFVRWVHCILQSAHLSILVNGQSCGFFTCSRGVRQGDPLSPILFCLAEEVLSRGLSFLVSQREIDCIAAPGACNPPSHVLFADDVMVFMQASPLGLNAITEFIEEYAANSGQVVNKNKSLLFLEASARPRQSIIIQSLGIQLGTLPFNYLGVPIFQGCPTNAFLRPITDKVRCKLSSWKGKLLSQAARLQLIDSIIQSLLIYSFHIYAWPHSLLKVVQRWIRNFFWNGDPLKDGGALVSWDQVCQPKDGGGLNLKNLFVLSQALLLKRGWEVVSNVSPSAKFLHARFLSNGLQPCTYYKKSSVWLGLKRVWRVLLSKLRWIIGDGKSIRLWKDNWMGDILGEAFHFDSQTLGQLDNKISDFIVHGRWDLPDIFLQAFPDVAAALTSHTLPFEPMRDQVVWSDTSSGVPTAKDAYGTLSQSLPKLHWGSLIWHKAIQPRKSICTWKILHRKILTDERLQRRGVALPSKCSFCGSAGESWKHLFWSCMVSRMIWRWCFSMFKFPSMQRHSIHQLLSSTFISSLSPPVKLLWRITLCNLFWCFWSERNWLRHEGGTFNLIRFMRFFLLSLKESAGMAFVHSSPTSTYPIFNILLLSSLRATSPRFIKVTWTPPIPHWVKINTDGSFRDADNAGYGGIVRDAEGAFVHAFASRVRVPSALDAKVLAFLEAIGVARSRNWRHLWIETDSAVVVRYFASPSLVPWRLRIEWLNGMVLARQLQLRVTHIFREGNVVADVLANYGASHEGTHRWDSLPQFLSSAFGRDFVSWPAYRFAC; encoded by the exons ATGAAGCTCCTATACTGTAATGCCCGGGGAATTGCTAATGATGATACTCAGCCGGCTCTCTCGGACATGGTACGTATTCATCGTCctctttttgtttgtctttctgAACCGTTTATTCTGCTCGATAGTATCAACAGGTCTTTTTGGAGATCTCTTGGCCTTGTTCCTATAACAACTAATAACCGTGGACTTCAAGCACCAAATTTGTGGGTTTTGGGTCAGGAAGCACTCAAACCTACTGTAATATCTTCCACATATCAACAGATCACCTTTTCTTGTTCACTGGATGGTTTACTTTGTGTTATTACTGCGGTCTATGCGAAGACTACCATTGTTGGGAGAAGAATGCTTTGGCAGGATCTTTTTGTGATTAATACTTCCCAGCTTTATGGTCGCCCATGGGTGGTTTTTGGGGATTTTAACTGCATTCTTGGTGCGCATGAGAAGCGGGGTGGTGGTCCTCCTAACTTAACTTCTTGCATGGACTTCCAGCAGATGTGTACTGTTTGTGGCTTAATTGATATTCTGACCAAGGGTCTTGCCTACACTTGGTCTAACCGTCGTATTGATGAGAAGTTGGATAGAGCTTTGGGGAATCTGGCGTGGTTGGAAGCTTGGCAG GTTTCAGAATATGTGGTTGCAACACCCGAATTTCCTCCAGTTAATCAGGGAGTTTTGGACCACGCTGGAATTCCATG GTTCAGCCGCGAAGATGAAGCACAAGCACTCTTTCAAGTGGAGCTTTCTTTGCAACACACCATGCTTCGAGATAAATCTCGGGTGAGGTGGCTCAAGGATGGTGATCGTAATACTGCATTTCTGCATAACTTGGTAAGGATTCGTCGCTCGAATAAATCCATCACCTCTCTTTTTGATGGGAGGGCCATTTTGCAAGATCATGATTCCATTGCCAGTTATATTGTTCAACACTATACAAACATGTTTACTAGAGACCAGGGCATCATTGATACGGGCCTTGTGGAAAGAACCATTCCCCATCTAGTTACTGCAGCAGACAATGAGATTCTTACTACAATCCCTACAGATGAGGAGATTATGTTAGCAGTTCAGTCTATGGATGGTAGTAGCTCCCCTGGTCCTGATGGGTTTGGAGGTGGCTTCTTTAAATTCTGTTGGGATATAATTTCCAAGGATGTGATTGATGCTGTTAGAAGCTTCTTTGCAACTGGGTTCATTCTTCCCCACTTTAATTCCAACCTTATAACTTTGGTTTCGAAAGTTGTTGAAGCACAAGACATTAGTGACTATCGTCCGATTGCTCTGGCAAATTTCTCTTTCAAAATCATTACCAAAATTTTAGCTGATCGTCTACGTCCAATTGCTTCAAGGATTGTCTCCAAGAATCAGAGTGCTTTCATCAAGGGAAGATCAATTGCTGACCCTATTATCCTTACCTCTGAATGCATGAATCTCCTTGACCATCGGTGTAAGTATGGGAATATTGCCATTAAATTTGACATAGCAAAGGCATTTGACACAATTGATTGGCATTTTCTCTTAAAAGTTCTTAGTACCTTTGGGTTTGACTCGGTATTTGTGAGGTGGGTTCATTGCATTCTTCAGTCAGCACATCTCTCCATCCTAGTTAATGGCCAGTCTTGTGGGTTTTTCACTTGTTCAAGAGGAGTGCGCCAAGGCGATCCTTTATCACCAATCCTTTTTTGCCTTGCGGAAGAGGTGTTAAGCAGGGGTTTGTCCTTCCTTGTTTCTCAAAGAGAGATTGATTGTATTGCTGCTCCTGGTGCTTGCAATCCTCCTTCACATGTGTTATTTGCAGATGATGTAATGGTTTTTATGCAGGCTAGCCCCCTTGGCCTTAATGCCATTACCGAGTTTATAGAGGAATATGCAGCTAATTCTGGCCAGGTTGTGAATAAAAACAAGTCACTGTTATTCTTAGAGGCCTCAGCTCGTCCTCGGCAGAGTATCATTATTCAATCATTGGGCATACAGTTAGGAACTCTTCCTTTCAACTATCTTGGAGTCCCCATCTTTCAAGGTTGTCCTACTAATGCATTTTTACGACCCATAACGGATAAGGTCCGTTGTAAACTCAGCTCCTGGAAGGGTAAGTTGTTATCTCAAGCTGCTAGATTACAACTTATTGATTCTATAATACAGAGCTTACTCATCTATAGCTTTCATATCTATGCCTGGCCCCATTCTCTCTTGAAAGTGGTTCAAAGGTGGATTCGTAACTTCTTTTGGAATGGGGACCCATTGAAAGATGGAGGAGCTTTGGTTTCTTGGGATCAAGTATGTCAACCTAAGGACGGAGGTGGTTTGAACCTAAAGAACCTTTTTGTGTTAAGCCAAGCCTTGCTACTTAAACGTGGGTGGGAGGTTGTTTCTAACGTTTCACCTTCAGCGAAGTTTCTACATGCCCGTTTTCTTTCGAATGGGTTACAACCTTGTACTTACTACAAAAAATCCTCAGTATGGCTAGGTCTAAAAAGAGTTTGGCGAGTTCTACTCTCCAAGCTTCGTTGGATAATTGGAGATGGTAAGTCGATAAGGTTGTGGAAAGATAATTGGATGGGTGACATCTTAGGAGAGGCTTTTCATTTTGATTCCCAAACTTTGGGGCAACTTGACAATAAGATCAGTGACTTCATTGTGCATGGAAGATGGGATTTGCCAGATATTTTCCTCCAGGCCTTTCCCGATGTAGCGGCTGCTCTCACCTCTCATACCCTTCCTTTCGAACCTATGAGGGACCAGGTTGTTTGGTCCGATACTTCATCGGGTGTTCCAACGGCTAAGGATGCGTATGGCACCTTGTCCCAATCGCTTCCCAAGTTACATTGGGGTTCGTTGATTTGGCATAAGGCAATACAACCACGGAAGAGCATTTGCACCTGGAAGATTCTTCACAGGAAGATTCTTACTGATGAGCGGCTACAAAGGAGGGGTGTGGCCCTTCCATCTAAATGCAGCTTTTGTGGGTCGGCTGGGGAATCATGGAAGCACCTCTTTTGGAGCTGCATGGTTTCGAGGATGATTTGGAGGTGGTGTTTTAGCATGTTCAAGTTCCCTTCCATGCAACGACACTCTATACATCAACTCCTTTCATCAACCTtcatctcttctctctctccaccagTGAAATTGCTTTGGCGCATCACTCTTTGCAATcttttttggtgcttttggtcagaAAGGAATTGGTTGAGACATGAGGGTGGCACTTTCAACCTCATCAGATTCATGCGCTTTTTCTTATTGTCCTTAAAAGAGTCAGCAGGTATGGCTTTTGTCCATTCTTCCCCAACTTCAACTTATCCTATTTTTAATATCTTATTACTTTCATCTTTGAGAGCAACCTCTCCTCGTTTCATAAAAGTGACCTGGACGCCTCCCATTCCCCATTGGGTCAAGATTAACACCGACGGTTCTTTTCGAGATGCGGACAATGCTGGCTATGGTGGTATCGTTCGTGATGCTGAGGGTGCTTTTGTCCATGCTTTTGCTTCTAGGGTAAGAGTTCCTAGTGCCCTTGATGCTAAGGTTCTTGCTTTCCTGGAAGCAATTGGGGTGGCTAGGTCACGTAATTGGCGCCATTTGTGGATTGAGACGGACTCAGCGGTAGTGGTCAGATATTTTGCGTCCCCATCTCTTGTCCCTTGGAGGCTGCGCATTGAGTGGCTAAACGGTATGGTTTTAGCAAGACAATTGCAGTTACGTGTCACTCACATCTTTCGGGAAGGGAATGTTGTGGCAGATGTGTTAGCTAACTACGGTGCATCACATGAAGGTACTCACAGATGGGATTCGTTGCCCCAGTTTTTGTCTTCTGCCTTTGGTCGAGACTTTGTTTCATGGCCGGCCTATAGATTTGCTTGTTGA